In one window of Caenimonas aquaedulcis DNA:
- a CDS encoding superoxide dismutase, giving the protein MEHTLPPLPYPIDSLAPHYSKETLEYHHGKHHNAYVVNLNNLQKGTEFENMTLEEIIKKSSGGIYNNSAQIWNHTFFWNCMKPQGGGEPTGALAAAINSKWGSYAAFREAFVKSAVGNFGSGWTWLVKKPDGSVDIVNTGAAGTPLTTADKALLTVDVWEHAYYIDYRNLRPKFVETFMDKLANWDFAQKNFG; this is encoded by the coding sequence ATGGAACACACCCTGCCCCCGCTGCCGTACCCGATCGACTCCCTCGCGCCGCACTATTCGAAGGAGACGCTGGAGTACCACCACGGCAAGCACCACAACGCATACGTGGTGAACCTCAACAACCTGCAGAAGGGCACCGAGTTCGAGAACATGACGCTCGAGGAGATCATCAAGAAGTCCTCCGGCGGCATCTACAACAATTCCGCGCAGATCTGGAACCACACGTTCTTCTGGAACTGCATGAAGCCGCAGGGCGGTGGCGAGCCCACCGGCGCACTGGCGGCCGCGATCAACAGCAAGTGGGGCAGCTACGCGGCCTTCCGCGAGGCGTTCGTGAAGTCGGCCGTCGGCAATTTCGGCTCCGGCTGGACCTGGCTCGTGAAGAAGCCGGACGGCAGCGTGGACATCGTCAACACCGGCGCCGCCGGCACGCCGCTCACCACCGCCGACAAGGCGCTGCTGACGGTGGACGTGTGGGAGCACGCGTACTACATCGACTACCGCAACCTGCGCCCGAAATTCGTCGAAACCTTCATGGACAAGCTCGCGAACTGGGACTTCGCGCAGAAGAATTTTGGCTAG
- a CDS encoding Trm112 family protein has product MDPKLIELLVCPVTKGHLDLDRERGELVSRAARLAYPIRDGIPILLEDQARTLSDDELDRLPPRTPLV; this is encoded by the coding sequence ATGGATCCCAAACTGATCGAGTTGCTGGTGTGCCCCGTCACGAAGGGTCACCTCGACCTTGACCGCGAGCGCGGCGAGCTCGTCTCCCGCGCCGCGCGGCTGGCGTATCCGATTCGCGACGGCATCCCGATCCTGCTGGAAGACCAGGCACGCACTCTGTCCGACGACGAACTCGACCGCCTGCCGCCGCGCACCCCGCTCGTCTGA
- the lpxK gene encoding tetraacyldisaccharide 4'-kinase, with translation MREALQRAWLRRGVPARLLWPVSLLYGALAAARRAAYRAGLLRVTSLPVPVIVVGNVVAGGAGKTPVVTALLEHLAARGIEAGVVSRGYGRQTTDCRAVEPDSLPADVGDEPLLIARTGAPVFVARRRVDAARALLLAHPRTQVIVSDDGLQHLALARDIEICVFDARGTGNGWLLPAGPLREKWPRPADLVLQAGDGPGAGGWAMRRTLASFAVSADGTRIEWAELRQRHLTAVAGIANPRAFFDMLRENGLQPDRTIALADHHDYAAPPVPGDEAIVCTEKDAVKLWRLRPDAWAVPLRVEIPRGFWDALDRLLDAKLSSPHGSQTDRVAGVPRHEGSPRP, from the coding sequence GTGCGCGAAGCGCTGCAGCGCGCATGGCTGCGGCGCGGTGTGCCGGCCCGCCTGCTGTGGCCCGTCTCGCTGCTGTACGGCGCGTTGGCCGCCGCGCGCCGCGCAGCGTATCGGGCGGGCCTGCTTCGCGTCACGAGCTTGCCCGTGCCGGTCATCGTCGTGGGCAATGTCGTCGCCGGCGGGGCCGGCAAGACGCCCGTGGTGACGGCCCTGCTCGAACACCTCGCCGCGCGCGGCATCGAAGCCGGCGTGGTCTCTCGCGGCTATGGACGCCAGACCACGGATTGCCGTGCCGTGGAGCCTGACAGCCTGCCCGCAGACGTCGGCGATGAGCCCTTGCTGATCGCCCGCACCGGCGCGCCGGTCTTCGTCGCGCGGCGCCGGGTCGATGCGGCCCGCGCGCTGTTGCTGGCGCATCCGCGCACGCAGGTCATCGTTTCCGATGACGGATTGCAGCACCTCGCGCTCGCGAGGGACATCGAGATCTGCGTGTTCGACGCGCGCGGCACCGGCAACGGGTGGCTGTTGCCGGCAGGCCCGTTGCGGGAGAAGTGGCCAAGGCCAGCGGACCTGGTACTGCAGGCCGGGGACGGGCCCGGTGCGGGCGGATGGGCGATGCGCAGGACGCTCGCATCCTTCGCCGTGAGCGCCGACGGCACCCGCATCGAATGGGCCGAACTGCGGCAGCGCCATCTCACCGCCGTGGCGGGCATCGCAAATCCCCGGGCGTTCTTCGACATGCTGCGCGAGAACGGTCTGCAGCCCGACCGCACCATCGCCCTTGCGGACCACCACGACTACGCGGCCCCGCCGGTTCCCGGGGACGAGGCCATCGTCTGCACGGAAAAGGACGCGGTCAAGCTGTGGCGGCTGCGTCCCGATGCCTGGGCGGTTCCGCTGCGCGTCGAAATACCGCGCGGATTCTGGGATGCGCTCGATCGCCTGCTCGATGCAAAGCTATCATCCCCGCATGGATCCCAAACTGATCGAGTTGCTGGTGTGCCCCGTCACGAAGGGTCACCTCGACCTTGA
- a CDS encoding MotA/TolQ/ExbB proton channel family protein produces the protein MFSIIQAAGWPIWPLVACSILALALVIERFLSLQTAKIAPPRLLDEALAVSRSSVPAPDVVTQLERNSALGEVLASGFRALNSDPRCTEVDLRATMENTGRAVAHRLERYLSALATIASAAPLLGLLGTVIGMIEIFGSQSPAGGATGGNPAQLAHGISVALYNTAFGLIVAIPSLIFWRYFRVRVDEYLLTLELSAERFVRHLNTLRGK, from the coding sequence TTGTTTTCGATCATACAAGCCGCCGGCTGGCCCATCTGGCCCCTCGTCGCATGCTCCATCCTCGCCCTGGCCCTCGTCATCGAGCGTTTCCTCAGCCTCCAGACCGCGAAGATCGCGCCTCCCCGGTTGCTGGACGAGGCGCTGGCCGTCTCGCGCTCCTCCGTCCCGGCGCCGGACGTGGTCACCCAGCTGGAGCGCAACTCCGCGCTGGGCGAAGTGCTCGCAAGCGGTTTTCGCGCCCTCAACTCGGACCCGCGCTGCACTGAAGTCGACCTTCGGGCCACGATGGAAAACACGGGGCGCGCCGTGGCCCACCGCCTGGAGCGTTACCTGAGCGCGCTCGCGACCATCGCGTCGGCGGCGCCGCTTCTCGGCCTGCTGGGGACCGTCATCGGCATGATCGAAATCTTCGGCTCGCAGTCGCCCGCGGGCGGTGCGACCGGCGGCAACCCGGCGCAGCTCGCTCACGGCATCTCGGTCGCGCTCTACAACACGGCTTTCGGGCTGATCGTGGCGATCCCGTCGCTGATCTTCTGGCGCTACTTCCGGGTGCGCGTGGACGAATACCTGTTGACGCTGGAACTGTCCGCCGAACGCTTCGTGCGCCACCTCAACACGCTCCGCGGCAAATGA
- a CDS encoding DUF192 domain-containing protein, with protein MKSIFRGLAALALAATGFLASAQEAQMDLPRVALNAGLHRIDAQVAATPEQRMIGLMFRKDMPQLEGMLFVFEQPTVQCFWMKNTLLPLTAAFVDDDGTIVNLVDMKPQTTDSHCSKKPVRFVLEMNQGWFAKKGIKAGAKLGGPPFKG; from the coding sequence ATGAAAAGCATCTTCCGAGGGTTGGCCGCCCTGGCACTGGCCGCAACCGGTTTCCTGGCATCCGCCCAGGAGGCTCAGATGGACCTGCCCCGCGTCGCCTTGAATGCGGGCCTGCACCGCATCGACGCGCAAGTCGCCGCGACGCCCGAGCAGCGGATGATCGGGCTCATGTTCCGCAAGGACATGCCTCAGCTCGAAGGCATGCTGTTCGTGTTCGAACAGCCCACCGTGCAGTGCTTCTGGATGAAGAACACGCTGCTGCCCCTGACCGCAGCCTTCGTGGATGACGATGGCACCATCGTCAATCTCGTGGACATGAAGCCGCAGACCACGGACTCCCACTGCTCGAAGAAGCCCGTGCGCTTCGTGCTCGAGATGAACCAGGGCTGGTTCGCGAAGAAGGGGATCAAGGCGGGTGCGAAGCTCGGCGGCCCGCCCTTCAAGGGTTAG
- the xseA gene encoding exodeoxyribonuclease VII large subunit, with translation MSGFPSPASAPRVWQVGALCRAVADALDARFNPVAVRGELSGFSRAASGHCYFSLKDPQGQIRCAMFRRAAGLLDFSPRDGDMVEVQGRLGVYEPRGDLQLVVESMSRAGQGALFEQFLRLKAKLEAEGLFDTARKRPLPALPKGIGLVTSLGAAALHDVVTALQRRAPHVPVVLAPAAVQGAQAPADLVRSLGALYSLAQRGDIDVILLVRGGGSIEDLWAFNDEQLARTIVRSPVPLVCGVGHETDFTIADFCADLRAPTPTAAAELAARPRDAWVADLDDAGERLALALQRRVDIAGQRLDAAAARLGRPLNRMAQQGTRLERAVHRLRYSTLARLEKERQRSESAESTLMRALEARSLSASHALERMRLRLESLDPRLVLKRGYALLADERGRTVASVSQTYEGQALRAILADGEVDLTVAPRTVI, from the coding sequence ATGTCCGGCTTCCCATCCCCTGCATCGGCGCCCCGGGTCTGGCAAGTCGGCGCGCTATGCCGCGCGGTTGCTGATGCGCTCGACGCGCGCTTCAACCCTGTCGCGGTGCGCGGCGAGCTTTCGGGCTTCTCGCGCGCTGCCAGCGGGCATTGCTATTTCTCCCTGAAGGACCCGCAAGGGCAGATTCGCTGCGCGATGTTCCGCCGCGCCGCCGGGCTGCTGGACTTCTCGCCGCGCGATGGCGACATGGTGGAAGTTCAGGGCCGGCTGGGCGTGTACGAGCCGCGCGGGGACCTGCAGCTCGTCGTGGAAAGCATGTCCCGGGCGGGGCAGGGTGCCTTGTTCGAACAGTTCCTGCGGCTCAAGGCGAAGCTGGAAGCCGAAGGCCTGTTCGACACTGCGCGCAAGCGGCCGCTGCCCGCACTGCCGAAAGGGATCGGCCTGGTGACGTCGCTGGGCGCGGCGGCGCTGCACGACGTCGTGACCGCACTGCAGCGCCGCGCGCCGCACGTTCCCGTGGTGCTGGCCCCGGCGGCCGTGCAGGGCGCCCAGGCGCCGGCGGACCTCGTGCGTTCGCTCGGCGCGCTCTACTCACTGGCGCAGCGCGGGGACATCGACGTGATCCTGCTCGTGCGCGGCGGCGGCTCCATCGAAGACCTGTGGGCGTTCAACGACGAGCAGCTCGCGCGCACCATCGTGCGCAGCCCTGTTCCGCTGGTGTGCGGCGTCGGCCACGAGACGGACTTCACCATCGCGGACTTTTGCGCCGACCTTCGCGCCCCCACGCCGACAGCGGCCGCCGAGCTGGCGGCCCGGCCGCGGGATGCATGGGTCGCCGACCTCGACGATGCGGGCGAGCGCCTGGCGTTGGCGTTGCAGCGGCGCGTGGACATCGCGGGGCAGCGCCTGGACGCCGCGGCAGCGCGGCTCGGGCGTCCGCTCAACCGCATGGCGCAACAGGGCACGCGGCTGGAACGCGCCGTGCACCGCCTGCGCTACTCGACCCTGGCCCGGCTGGAGAAGGAGCGGCAGCGCAGCGAGTCCGCGGAATCCACGCTCATGCGCGCGCTCGAGGCGCGCTCGCTGTCGGCTTCGCATGCACTGGAGCGCATGCGGCTGCGCCTCGAATCGCTGGATCCGCGCCTGGTGCTCAAGCGCGGCTATGCGCTGCTTGCGGATGAGCGGGGGCGCACGGTCGCCAGCGTTTCGCAGACATACGAAGGCCAAGCGCTGCGCGCAATCCTCGCGGATGGCGAGGTTGATCTCACGGTCGCGCCGCGAACCGTGATTTAG
- a CDS encoding ExbD/TolR family protein, translating into MNFRPRQKDEPEINLIPFIDVLLVVLIFLMLSTTYSKFTELQLKLPVADADAQRDYPKEVIVAVGSDGRYSIKGTPVAGRSVDAVAQALGQAATAGKDSVVIISADATAPHQSVITVMEAARRIGLVQITFATQSSAQAGGK; encoded by the coding sequence ATGAACTTCCGCCCGCGCCAGAAAGACGAACCCGAGATCAATTTGATCCCGTTCATCGACGTGCTGCTCGTCGTGCTGATCTTCCTCATGCTGTCCACGACCTACAGCAAGTTCACCGAGCTGCAGCTCAAGCTGCCCGTCGCGGACGCCGATGCGCAGCGCGACTACCCGAAGGAAGTGATCGTCGCCGTGGGAAGCGACGGCCGCTATTCGATCAAGGGCACGCCCGTCGCGGGCCGCAGTGTCGATGCCGTCGCGCAGGCGCTCGGCCAGGCCGCCACGGCGGGCAAGGACAGCGTGGTCATCATCAGCGCCGATGCCACGGCGCCGCACCAGTCGGTGATCACCGTCATGGAAGCCGCGCGCCGGATCGGGCTCGTGCAGATCACCTTCGCCACGCAGTCATCGGCCCAGGCCGGGGGAAAGTAG